In Streptococcus mitis, the DNA window GAGCAAAGCAGGAAAGAAATCACGGTTGAGGAGATTGCGAAAAAATGGCTTAAAGATTATTCTGAAACCGTACAAGACAGCACCTACATCAAGACATCTAGGAACTTCAAGAATCACATCTATCCAGCTTTTGGTAATAGAAAAATAGCTAGTATCACTCCCCTTCAAATGCAAGATCAAGTCAATGAATGGTCTAGAAAATTAGTTTATGGTCGTAAATTGAAGGGATTGATGAATAATATTTTTAAATACGCAATTAGGCATGGATATATTGATACAAATCCAGTTGATAGCGTGATTACTTCGACAAGAAAGAAATCAGATGGCAAAAGCGACTTTTACAACAAAGATGAACTTCAAAAATTCTTAAAACTTGTCTCCAAAACAAAGGATCTAGAGAAAATAACTCTATTCCGTCTTCTGGCCTTCACAGGGGCACGGAAAGGGGAAATTTTAGCTCTTGAATGGAACGACTGGACAGATAATACTCTGGACATAAACAAGGCTATTACAAGAGGTTTTGCAGGCGAAGAGATAGGAAACACCAAAACGGTCAGCAGTAATCGACTAATAAGCTTAGATAAGAAAACAAAAAGCATTTTAAAAAAATGGAAAAAGCAAAATCCAAATACCAAATACATTTTTGAAAATGAATTTAAAAAGCCAATTCCAAGTACATTGCCCAGAAAGTGGCTTATCAAGATTGTGGAAGGTAGCGACCTGCGTCCGATTAAAATCCACGGCTTCAGACATACACATGCCAGCCTTTGTTTTGACGCTGGTATGACTTTGAAGCAAGTCCAACATCGGTTAGGACATTCTGACTTGAAAACAACCATGAACGTTTATACTCACATAACTAAGCAAGCAAAAGATGACATCGGAGAACGCTTTGCGAGTTATATTGATTTTTAAGGAGGTTCGCCTCCTTTTTGTGACTCCTTTTGTGACTCCCTTTTTCGCAAAAGAATGCCAAGGAATACCAAAGACAAAAATAAAAAACGTTGATTTAACAACGTTTTACCAAGGAATGCAAAAGAATGCAAAGGAATAATGGAGCCGGTGGGAGTCGAACCCACGTCCAAACATCTGCTAACATATTTGTCTACAACCATAGGTTATGTATTCGTTTAACAGTCCCTCGACACATAACTCAAGCCTAGAAACCGCGAGTCTATCAATCTCTTATCAAGCCGCTAGACAAGACTTAATCGTATCTCGCTAATAATAAGACCTGTCATTGAACACGAGCAATCCAAATCGGGTCACGCCTGCTGGTTTTTAGGCAGCTAGAGCGTAAGAAGTGTTATTTTTTGCAGTTATATTTAACTGAGCGTTTACGTCGCCACACGAGTCGCAAAATATGCCTCATAATGCCTGTCGAATCCGTAACGACCCCAAAAGACAATAAAACCATTATACCTTATCTAACACAAAAATGCAAAAAGGAAAGCAATTAACTACAAAAGATAGTCTTTCAAAGATTTTGTCAAAACCTGATAACCAGCAACACTAAGGTGCAACCCATCAGTTGTATAATCTTTTTTGAGTTGACCTGCCTGGTCTGTCAAACTATCAAAAACTGGCACAAATTCTACCTGCATATAGGCAGAAGCAAGCTCTTGATAGGCTTGATTCCATTTCTGAATTTTTTCATTCGTGCGGATATAGACTGTCTGCTTGTACTCCTCTCCCTCATCGACTGGCAAAATAGAAAGCAATTTTATCTCTGTCAGTGGGTAATCGCGAGCAATAGACTGTATGATAGCTTCGAGATTATTGAGAGTCTCATTCACAGGCACATCTTTTCCGATATCATTTGTCCCAATCAGAAGGACAATTTTATCTACCGCTCCACCGTAAAGATGCGCATCTAGATTCTCTAGTAACAGCCCTGTCTGATAACCTCGAATGCCTCGATTGACAATCGTCTTTGCAGTCCCAAATAGTTCCTGTAGAGGATAATATTCGACAATGGAATCCCCAATAAAGAGAATATCGGGCTCTAGAACAGAAACTTGATTTAGGTGACGATACTTGGTTTGGATTTTTTCTTGTTCCTTTAGTAACCAATTTTCTAATAACTGTACTGCCACTTCATTCTCCTTTTTCTAACCAGTTTTCCAAGATTTGATAAACTCCTCCTTGGCTATTGGCTGGCGCTAGAGCAGTAGCCACAGCTTTGGCTTTATCATCAGCATTTTCCATCGCATAGGCAATTCCAGCCATTTCAAGCATTTCAACATCATTTTCACTGTCACCAAAAGCCATGATTTGTTGGGAGGTCAAGTCCCAGCGCTTGAGTAATTCTTCCAAGCCCCATGCTTTATGAATTCCAGCTTGAAGGATATCAATGCAACCATAGCCACTCGATACAGCACGAACACGGCCATCAAAGAGGTCATTGATTTCTTCCAAGACCGAACTCAAACGTTCCTCACCAACAACCATACTCATCTTGAGCACACCACCAAAGAGGTCAGAGGTTAATTCGTCCACAAATTGCATCCGTTGGTAGAATTTTTCAATCATTTCTGAAGTCATAAAACTTTCAAGGTCTGTAAAAATCGTACCTTCCTTGACGAAACCACCCTTCATAGCCGTCACAACAAACTGGTCCTGACACGCTCGACCCTTGAAATGAGCCAAAGCCTTATCGACAATGGCATCATCCCAAGTCTGTGCCTGAATCAATTCATTGTTTTCAAAAATACGAGCACCGTTTGCAACAACCAGAACCACTCGATCGACCAAGTGCTCCAGTAGTTGCCTCATGCGGTGAATTTCATTCCCAGTCGCGATGACAAAACGAATACCCCTTTGATCCAACTGATCTAAAATCTTTTCCAAGCGTGGGAGATCAAGCTGGCCTCTAGCATCCAGCAAGGTCCCATCCATATCTGTCGCAATTACTTTAATCGTCATTTACTTTCCTCTGGATTTAAGCTAGTCCCACTTCAATCCCACATGTTCGTTCATTTCTTTATAGGCTGTATCAATTCGCTCCTTAGTCGCTTCATCTAACTGGTCACGATGGCTACCACCCTCGATAAAGTCTTCTAAGATATAGGTTTGGTAATGATATAGGGGATATCCTTCTGGTGAAAAAGTTCCTTTTGGTGTTCGATTGACCCAAGTAGGATGAGCTTTAGCTGTTTCAATAGTTGTTTGTCCATCTTTTTTCTTGACAGTTACATCCATAAGAACACCACGCTCTGTCCACTTAGCATTGTCTACACCAGTCATTGTTTCAATACGTTGGTTAGAAATGAAGTTCCCCATTGAATAGATAATGAGTTTCTTGTCTCCATCTTTTTCAACAATCTCAGATGGTTCAACTACGTGTGGATGGCCTCCAAAGATAATATCCGCTCCCCAATCAATCATCTTGTGGTACAAAGCCTTTTGCTCTTCAGTCGGTTCTATTCGATACTCAACACCCATCTGAGGCATGATAACAGTAATATCCGCTTCCTTCTCTGCACGCTCAATTTCAGCCTTCATCTTATCTTCGTTTAGGTCTGAAAGATAGCGGTTATAATCTTCTTGAGAAATACTTTGCTCAATTCCATTAAATCCATAAGAATAAGCCAAAAGTGCAACCTTGATACCGTTCACTTCCTTGATAACGAGCGGAGCTTGATCACGTGACTCGTGCGTATAAACTCCAATAGGTGTCATTCCTGCCTTTTCAATTGCATCTGCCGTTGAAATGACTCCTTCAATTTGCGAATCTAAAACATGATTATGGGCTAAATCTAAAACATGATACCCAGCATCTTTAATAGCATCCATTACTTGACCAGGAGCATTAAATAAAGGATAGCCAGCTAGATAATGATCTTTATTAATGGTCCCTTCAAAATCACCTATTGCCAAATCTGCCTGCTTAAGCCAAGGAGTTACGTATTCAAAATTCTCATGAAAATCATAGCTGCCATCTTCCTTTTTAGCTGACATATAGATAATATCATGGTAAAGTAAATCTCCATGGGCCATAATACGAGCACTTGTTTCTTCTTCCTGATCTTTAGATTTTTGATTTGTCTTATTTGCTTCTTTAGAAATGGCATCCTTTTTTTGACTGGTCAAGGGGATTCCTTGGAAACTTTCAAACAGCAAGACCAAGCCCATTGATAAAGCAACTGCTAGCAAGAGTATCGCCACAAACCCCTTATTACTCCACTTACGATAACGTCTAAAAAAGTTGACCAAACCTTTCACAAAGCGAAAAACTGGTCCACGTTTATGTCTATCTTGTCTTCTTTGCATCTCCATTCTCCCTACTTTCTAATGCAAGCCTTTTCTTTTTATTATATCACAGATAAGTAATTCTTTCACAATTGATACT includes these proteins:
- a CDS encoding tyrosine-type recombinase/integrase; amino-acid sequence: MEIKSYKKKNGETAYMFRAYIGKINGYSQYATRRGFETKAKARAALLQLQDDIESGEQSRKEITVEEIAKKWLKDYSETVQDSTYIKTSRNFKNHIYPAFGNRKIASITPLQMQDQVNEWSRKLVYGRKLKGLMNNIFKYAIRHGYIDTNPVDSVITSTRKKSDGKSDFYNKDELQKFLKLVSKTKDLEKITLFRLLAFTGARKGEILALEWNDWTDNTLDINKAITRGFAGEEIGNTKTVSSNRLISLDKKTKSILKKWKKQNPNTKYIFENEFKKPIPSTLPRKWLIKIVEGSDLRPIKIHGFRHTHASLCFDAGMTLKQVQHRLGHSDLKTTMNVYTHITKQAKDDIGERFASYIDF
- a CDS encoding SGNH/GDSL hydrolase family protein, whose protein sequence is MAVQLLENWLLKEQEKIQTKYRHLNQVSVLEPDILFIGDSIVEYYPLQELFGTAKTIVNRGIRGYQTGLLLENLDAHLYGGAVDKIVLLIGTNDIGKDVPVNETLNNLEAIIQSIARDYPLTEIKLLSILPVDEGEEYKQTVYIRTNEKIQKWNQAYQELASAYMQVEFVPVFDSLTDQAGQLKKDYTTDGLHLSVAGYQVLTKSLKDYLL
- a CDS encoding HAD family hydrolase, which gives rise to MTIKVIATDMDGTLLDARGQLDLPRLEKILDQLDQRGIRFVIATGNEIHRMRQLLEHLVDRVVLVVANGARIFENNELIQAQTWDDAIVDKALAHFKGRACQDQFVVTAMKGGFVKEGTIFTDLESFMTSEMIEKFYQRMQFVDELTSDLFGGVLKMSMVVGEERLSSVLEEINDLFDGRVRAVSSGYGCIDILQAGIHKAWGLEELLKRWDLTSQQIMAFGDSENDVEMLEMAGIAYAMENADDKAKAVATALAPANSQGGVYQILENWLEKGE
- a CDS encoding CapA family protein, translating into MQRRQDRHKRGPVFRFVKGLVNFFRRYRKWSNKGFVAILLLAVALSMGLVLLFESFQGIPLTSQKKDAISKEANKTNQKSKDQEEETSARIMAHGDLLYHDIIYMSAKKEDGSYDFHENFEYVTPWLKQADLAIGDFEGTINKDHYLAGYPLFNAPGQVMDAIKDAGYHVLDLAHNHVLDSQIEGVISTADAIEKAGMTPIGVYTHESRDQAPLVIKEVNGIKVALLAYSYGFNGIEQSISQEDYNRYLSDLNEDKMKAEIERAEKEADITVIMPQMGVEYRIEPTEEQKALYHKMIDWGADIIFGGHPHVVEPSEIVEKDGDKKLIIYSMGNFISNQRIETMTGVDNAKWTERGVLMDVTVKKKDGQTTIETAKAHPTWVNRTPKGTFSPEGYPLYHYQTYILEDFIEGGSHRDQLDEATKERIDTAYKEMNEHVGLKWD